In one window of Rhizobium oryzihabitans DNA:
- a CDS encoding head-tail connector protein → MTYALIHPPQAEPLTLAEVKAHLRLDAGDEDALLAALIRTAREHLERVTGLCLLRQTWRLYLDGWPPGDVIPIGKGPVQAIETILVFDGQGRSTDITAADRLLDGEARPARLWLRDPSAPGRAMNGIEIDFIAGYGEAGTDVPDTLKRAMLMHVAQMFAFRGAVTLENQPAGVPAGYERLVSPFCRVGL, encoded by the coding sequence ATGACCTATGCCCTCATTCATCCGCCGCAGGCGGAGCCGCTGACGCTTGCCGAGGTCAAGGCGCATCTGCGTCTCGACGCAGGCGACGAAGATGCACTTCTCGCCGCACTGATCCGCACCGCCCGCGAGCATCTGGAGCGCGTGACCGGCCTTTGCCTGTTGCGTCAGACATGGCGGCTTTATCTCGACGGATGGCCGCCAGGCGACGTGATTCCGATTGGCAAGGGACCGGTGCAAGCCATCGAAACGATTCTGGTTTTTGATGGTCAAGGGCGCTCGACCGACATCACCGCCGCCGACAGATTGCTCGATGGCGAGGCGCGGCCCGCAAGGCTGTGGCTGCGCGATCCGTCGGCTCCCGGACGGGCGATGAATGGCATCGAGATCGACTTCATTGCCGGCTACGGCGAGGCGGGAACGGATGTGCCCGACACGCTGAAACGCGCCATGCTGATGCATGTGGCCCAGATGTTCGCCTTTCGTGGCGCTGTCACTCTGGAAAACCAGCCGGCGGGCGTTCCTGCCGGTTATGAGCGGCTGGTGTCGCCTTTCTGCCGTGTGGGTCTTTAA
- a CDS encoding phage major capsid protein: MTDQTTKPAATTVAPQVKAVPDTMTAAFDEFMEAFEAFRDTNDQRLSDIERKMGADVVTRDKLDRIDKALDDNRRIMDDLALKKARPALGRKEALSHDADEHKAAFEAYIRRGEEGALRDLEAKAFAGSTGADGGFLLPSETDGEIGRRMTAISPIRALATVRQVSTAVLKKPFSPGGLATGWVSETAARPETTTPKLSELSFPTMELYAMPAATQGLLDDAAVDIEAWIASEVDIAFAEQEAAAFIAGDGVNKPKGFLSYTAVANDSWSWGNIGYVATGVSAGFASAGPMDVLLDAVYGLKAGHRQNGNFLMNRKTQGALRRFKDTTGAYLWHPPAAAGQPASLMGFPVMEAEDMPNVAANSFAIAFGDFRAGYLVVDRTGVRILRDPYSAKPYVLFYTTKRVGGGVQNFEAIKLVKFGVN; the protein is encoded by the coding sequence CGGCCGCAACGACGGTCGCGCCGCAGGTGAAGGCCGTGCCCGACACGATGACGGCCGCCTTCGACGAATTCATGGAGGCCTTCGAAGCCTTCCGCGACACCAACGACCAGCGGCTTTCCGATATCGAGCGCAAGATGGGCGCTGACGTCGTGACCCGCGACAAGCTCGACCGCATCGACAAGGCGCTGGACGACAACCGCAGGATCATGGACGATCTGGCACTGAAGAAGGCGCGGCCCGCTCTCGGCCGCAAGGAAGCGCTCTCCCATGACGCGGATGAACACAAGGCCGCCTTCGAGGCCTATATCCGCCGCGGTGAGGAGGGGGCGCTGCGCGATCTGGAGGCCAAGGCCTTTGCCGGCTCGACAGGCGCCGATGGCGGTTTTCTGCTGCCGAGCGAGACGGATGGCGAGATCGGCCGGCGCATGACGGCGATTTCGCCGATCCGGGCGCTGGCGACCGTGCGGCAGGTTTCCACCGCCGTGCTGAAAAAACCGTTTTCGCCCGGCGGGCTTGCCACCGGCTGGGTCTCCGAAACGGCGGCTCGCCCCGAAACCACGACGCCGAAGCTCTCCGAACTTTCCTTCCCGACCATGGAACTCTACGCCATGCCGGCCGCGACCCAGGGCCTGCTGGATGATGCGGCGGTCGATATCGAAGCCTGGATCGCTTCGGAAGTGGACATCGCCTTCGCCGAACAGGAGGCCGCCGCCTTCATCGCCGGCGATGGCGTCAACAAGCCGAAGGGTTTCCTCTCCTATACGGCCGTCGCCAATGACAGCTGGAGCTGGGGCAATATCGGTTATGTCGCGACCGGCGTGTCGGCGGGCTTTGCATCTGCCGGGCCGATGGATGTGCTGCTGGATGCCGTCTATGGGCTGAAGGCCGGCCATCGCCAGAACGGTAACTTCCTGATGAACCGCAAGACGCAAGGGGCGCTGCGCCGTTTCAAGGACACGACCGGCGCTTATCTCTGGCATCCGCCCGCCGCCGCCGGCCAGCCCGCCTCGCTGATGGGTTTTCCGGTGATGGAAGCCGAAGACATGCCGAACGTCGCGGCAAACAGCTTCGCCATCGCCTTCGGGGATTTCCGTGCCGGCTATCTCGTCGTCGACCGCACGGGCGTGCGCATCCTGCGCGATCCCTATTCGGCAAAACCCTATGTGCTGTTCTACACCACCAAACGTGTTGGCGGCGGCGTGCAGAACTTCGAGGCGATCAAGCTGGTGAAGTTCGGGGTCAACTGA